AAtattaaatattaaaaaaaaaaacctggctaAATAAAAAGAAATTTTTGTTGAAattaatttattaattatttattcaggaacataaatatatgtttaaattctgcagcagcaccgaGCTGCCTGGGGATGTGCCTGgcattaaatcagctttactgaAGAGGTATATCAGCCGATGTCTAtatgtaaaaattaaaaaaaatcagccGAGGAGTATGTCAGTCTACTCCTGTACTCTggatttaattaaaaataaagcCTCAGAAAAGCAGacctaaaaataaaacaacatatgCTGCGCATTTAAACTGTTCATTCAGCCTTATTGATAAACCTTTACACCGGCATCATATTAACACTTCAAACTATCTGAAATGTCCCTTTAACCTCGTGAAACACATGCAAAGACAGGAGCAAACGCTGGGATGGTGCATCGTTTTTAAAGCTTTATTTAAtcttaaattttgaaaaacatgctTTCAATCAGCTATGACCTCTGTGAGAGCTAAATCGTTGGGTCTGGGTGTTGTAATGATTACATCATGTTGTCATGGTAAAGAGGCAAATGTTCGAAAGACAAGAGTGACTTGTCTGTACTCACATCTGGCACCGTGGACTCTGATCCTCCTGGGAAAGAAACATCCAGTCAGTACCTGAGGTATGCACAAGAAGAACTCCACACGTTTGCCCCAGAGCTACAGACTATATAAACATTAACGTAACCTCAAGTCAGTTGATGAatcatttttttaattaagtGTCAAATCGTAACAGTAACTGATGTTTTCTGCAAGCTTCATGACAAAACTTCCTTCAGGAGTTATTGATTCTCTCCATACTAGATTATAAACATGTTGACATTTACGGCCGATGTAATCCCAATCCCTCTTAGAGGGGAATCCACACATTTGATTGTGAAAACAAGATTGAGCTGAAATCAGACGCATGCATGCAGTAATGACACGAGCATGGAGCAGCCAGTCTGAAACAGGGGCTCTGGTGCATCCACCCCCAGGTAAGCCTTTAGCTTCAGCAAAGAGAAAAGTGTGTCAAGCTTCATTCAATATCACCGCAAAAGCAGGAGGATTCAGACGCTTTGCTTTTGCAGCTGGTAAACTGGAATAATGTCACTCTGCGTCAgaccagatttttttttaaatgtttgttttcagaTAACTAGATTGATTTAGATTCGGCAGCATGTCAGAATCCCAGGTTTTACCAGAGGTGAGAAGGTCACTGCGAACATAACCCCGTTTACCACAGAGGAAGACCAGTGCACTGACACTGGACCCTGAGTCGCCTGAGGGAGGGAAGGGGGACATCACATGGGTCAAGCTTCACCACTTAGGCTTTTGAGAATTGAACAGTGCTTTTTCTACACTGCAATATTATGTTGaaattagttgtgtgtgtgtgtgtgtgtgtgtgtgtgtgtgtgtgtgtgtgtgtgtgtgtgtgtgtgtgtgtgtgtgtgtgtgtgtatggtcatGTATGAATGATGTGCacaatatatgcatatatatcaaATGTAATGACTGTATGAGATgcgaccccaggaagaatagcggctgtatgtcagcagctaatggggatcttaataaacaaacaaacaaaccaccagAACCGAACAAGACAAAAAACAAAGACAAATGGACCTAGAGAGGAATTCTGACAACTTGCAACCAACTGAATGGAACACAAAGCTGTAAATAACAAGGAAACATGCAGCTCCTACTGAGAAACACAGAAAAGAGCACATAGAAACCAGCCACCAGAGTACACACAAGTCAGAGCCACCCACAACCCATCACtctttcttttttaccttgctcAAAAAACTCTGACCTCCGTTTTAAGTTTTTCAAAGACATTGGTTCTGATTCTACATGAGAAAATGGAAAAACAAGATCAAATAAGACAAGAGAAAGGATTCTTTTATCACCACATCAACATAAGTAACAGCAACAGTCACCTCTATGCTTACTACCATCAGGAGGATTCATTTCTTACATACCTTGTGTCCCAGTCAACAAACTGACCAGAAATAATCTGACCTTTCTGTCTGCTCTTTACCTTTGTTCCTCATGGTCACTGATTCCTCTTGGAGATTGCCATTAACTCTGTTTGAAGCCACATCCTGCAGAGAAACGTCACAGGGTGTAAACTCATTAAACAGTCCTCTAACCAGTGATAATACTGGAACAATAATAAAAAGGACCTTACCACCAGTAGAGGAGTGGGAGCATCCTTGGCTGGTCCAGTTTCTGTGAAACTGAGTGAGGTGAAGTCCAGGCTGGAACTGACGGTCTTCGTTTCAGGGGTACCTAGAAGTATCGGATGATCCGTACTGGTCAGATTGATggtcttatggcttttaaatggcagggAAGGCTGATCTCTGTCCCAGTCTGCATGCAGTCAATGCAACAGGcaacaacagaaaaaaaagatTGTGCAATTGCACATAAATGCATGTTTTGTGAATGTTTATGTCAGCCCCAATACTTCCACACACTAAGCAAGGGGTGGGGGTGCCAAGGTGTTATTGTAGAGAGCAGCAGGGGTGACAGAGAAACCTTCCCCAGCCATGCAGCCCGTTAAAAGCTTCGTAAACCCAAAACCTCTAGACCTTCCTAAGCTGTTAAGGAGTCCAGATAAGCCCCGACTGTGCCTTCACTTTCTAAGGAAACACTGAACAACATGGACCTGAGCAGGTTAGCTCTCCAAGAAATGAAAAATAAGGTAAAACCAGCAAATTTAAAAAATGACcagtgaaaacaaaaagaaagcacAAGAGGAAATcaatcccccctccccccccacccccatatgcgcgcacgcgcacacacacacagagagacagagacagagagagagagagagagggacagagacagagacagagagagagagagacagagagagagagagacagagagagagagagagacagagagagagagagagagagagagagacagagacagagacagagacagagaaagagagagacagagacagagagagacagagagagagagagagacagagacagagagagagagagagagagagacagagacagagacagagagagagagagacagagacagagacagagacagagacagagagagagagagaggtcagAACAACACCGGTCATCCCCTTGCCAGGCCAGTAAGGACAAATCCATCACTCAGCTGTCATGAGATCATTCATGGATGACTTCACAATAGTTTACGGACCAATTTAGGATGCCACAACTGTTTAGTAATGCACAGAGCTTAAGCAGCATTGTCAGTGCAGGAATGTTACCCTTAAACATTTCATTCACTTTCAATAAACACACAGGTATGCAgcagcgcgcgcgcgcacacacacacacacacacacacacacacacacacacacacacacacacacacacacacacacacacacacacacacacacacacacacacacacacacggtgtacAGATGACTCACTGTTCTGGCCATGACGCCGGACATCCATGACCAGGCTGCCCTCCTGCAAAGCCTCCTCCATGCAGGACTTCCAGGCTGTGTAGCTCATTTCTGCCACCTTGTGCCCGTTCACCATTAGCACCTCATCCCCCACCTGAAGCTGGCACATCTCAGCCGGGCTACCTTAAAAGAACATAAAGGTCAGGGGTCAGCAAAGGAGCATTTACTCACATTACCGTCAgaacttttgtattttctaattaaaTAGAAAAATAAGAAAATGTAATTATTTCTGCAATATTTGATGGcttctttgatattttttctcCCAGTTCATcttgtttgttttcatgtttaatgttttctgttcagcattatattttagagactcgcTTAAGTAAGGCAGCTGACCATGATGGCCTACTTACAGAATTTGTGATAAATTAGCATCGTTTGCTTTCACAAAAGCATAAAACTACATGAAACCTGGATAAAATTTCATGCAAATGACTAAAACACAGCCGTGTGAAGCTGGTATGAGACATTATCAGTATTACTAAAACACACAGCCTTGTGTGTGGTGCAGTAGGAGAATCTCAGTAGGAGAGGCTCAGGCCCAGCAGATCTGACCCAGATTGATGCTGTCCTACATAGGTCTGGCATCATCACTGCAACGGACTCGAAAGCCTGCTGACAACCAACAAGCTGCATTTAAATGGGAGATAAACCAGATCCAGAGTACTGGTCATCAATATCACCCTGCAGACCAAACGAATGCATGATCGTTGTTGACTCGCTTTAGTAAAATGCAAACATCTCTGCATGAGTTGAGTCTGAAGGTAAGTTGTGTTAGTACCTGGTTGAATGGAGGTGACCCGAGCGCCTGTTGAGTCCCAGGCTGCATGAAAACCAAAGTCTCTGCTGCTGTTGGGCTTCTGGTTGAGGCTAATACGCATGTCACAAAAGTTCTTCTAGGAACAAAACACAGGTGAGGAGAGCATGTGCTTCCATCCTGACGCTGGGACAAATAACTGAGCCCCAGACATGGCTGGACTCCTTCACAACCACTACAAAATACCTTGCTAGTTTCTTTGGCTGGAGCAGAGCTGACAGGAGCTTCAGTCTTCACGTCAGACGAAGCAGATGAGACGCTCGGATTTGAGGTGGAGCTTTCTGATTTGgtcttctcttcctcctcttcttcttcactgCTGTGTGCTGAGCTGGACAGAGCCTCGTCCTCAGAAGTCATGAACTGCTGATACCGGCTCGGTACCGAGGCCTTCTTAGAAACGTCTACATTTCCGTTGACACGCTTGCTGGTGTCATCCACCTGCAGAATGAACATCATGTGTCAAACAGCTTGTTGGAGGAACTTGAACAGTACTGGTGCTTCTCAACAACAAGGAGAAAATCTGGTGGATAAGAAATACCGCAGCTCTGACTCTACACTAAAAGAGGTTCCTGTCCTCTCGTGCTGCATTGCTGTAATAAATCACTGCAGTACTCACCGTGTAGGCTCTGGGAAGAGAGGCGATACGGGAGGACTGGCTCCCAAAGGGCCTCGGTGTGACAACCGAGGTTAGACGGGCGCCATTCGATATCTGGTAGCTCCTGGGGAGGGAGGCGGAAACCTGAGACACCCCAGGAGGTTTGGGCTCCATTGAGCTGAACTGTGGTGGTTTTTTCTGCAGAGAACCAGAGGAGGGGGCCTCCACCTTAGTCTGTGCGCCCAACAACAAAGGCTCGGGCTCAGGCTCCTCCTGCGTGGAGCTAGAAGAGGAGACGACACTTGTGGCCTCCTCTGTTTTGATGGCGTGTTCTTTGGCTTGACTCTTGTGTTCTGGTGCATCTGCTGGAGGGCTGGATTTGGTGACGGAGATGTGGTTGATAGGAGTGATGATGGTGGGGCTGCTGGCTGCAGGACTGTCCACAGCTTCTGCTTCCTGTGCAGTGGGAGGGGAGGCAGCTCTAAGAGTAGGCAGGGAGGCAGGAGGGGGTTCTTCAGCTCTCCGAGAGTACTCAGAGGAGTGGTAAGGAGTGTCAATAGTGGAGCTCCTAGGAAGGCGGTTTCTGGTGAATAAGGAAACAACAGGTGCATCAAATACTTCCTCGCTGTCACCTAAGAAAGAGAGCGATCCCAGACGGCTGCCGATGCTGCTCCttcctttattttctctgtggATTGAGACAAGAAATGAGGGCAAAATAAGTTGGGCTGCATCAGAGGCGGGTAACCCAAAAACTGAAGATGAATGAAGATGGCTGAAATCTGAACACAGAAAGAGATTCTTTTCCAACTACACATTCAAATAATACCATCTCCTCACCCACCCAATGATGGGGTTCTGTTTAAAAATGCACTAATTATCATACAAGCATTTTCTTTTATGACCTTAGCAAAGTTTTCCCCTCCGAGGGTACAAAATGTGCACAAGAGGGAAAAAGTCAGTATGCAGCATCAAAACCCCCATCATCCTCACAGCACCTGAGCCACCTGATCCAGGTGCGCTTCACCTCACCTCTCCTCTTGCACATCCTTGAAGGACTTGGACCCTCTGTCTGCGCCGTATGTAATCTGCTCAATCTTctctctttcttctttcttcttcactATATCAGAGTTCACACTCCGGCGTCTGTTTTTCCATTTGCTCAGGTCCTGCAAAGAAGAGTAAACCTCAGGTCACCTCATGCATCACATCTTAAACAGTTAAGCTAGATAAAGCAGACTGAGTGTCCTGCATCGCTAAGTGTGCAATTGAGGGGAGAGAAGTTAAGGAGAAAGCAAGACCGGGGGAGAAAGGGAGAGAGGACTACATTTGAAGGTGTTCTATTTGTGAGCCTTAAGCTCCTCCCTGTGCATTGGGGACTGAGTGACCTAAATgctgatttaaaactttttcttcTTGTAATGACATCAATCAGACACCTGCTAGGTATAACAACTAGTATATGCATCATGCATATGTGGAAATAAGTCATGCATTATTACTTACAGTCTTATTTAGGCAGATATTTAAGTGTTTAAGATGGACAAACTTTTATGTGAGATGACTTTATATGCagaaagcttttattttcttttaatcaGTTGCAGTTATTCTGCCCTTTGTCTGACATCCTCTTATTTAAGGACATGATTTCATCTGAACTTGAGCCAATTTAGGAAATTTGCACAAGACAGACAATAGCCAGAGGGCAGCACTGCACCAACTAGTTCCTGCATCTCTGTTTTCAATCTAGAGCGCTTCATTTTCTCCCTGCAGCCGTCTGCTGCACACATCTCATGCCTCACCTCACTTCAGCTGTATTTGTATTTCTGCATAGCCTTTTGTTTCTGTAAATAGTTCAGAAATCGGATAATACTCACATCCTGCCAGCGATCCTCACTGCGTTTAATCTGCTCACGATACTTCTGAAGCTCCTCAAAGCGATTCTGATGGAGAACTGGGGCATCCTCCAGGATATCGGATGTTGATTTACTCCTGAGAGAAGGAAAAATGTGAAacaagtgcaaaaaaaaaaaaaataaaaaatacgggTTTAATATTCAAAACCGCTTAGACGACAAATCTAGCAGGTGTTGGGAAACGTCACACAGGAGGGAAACGTTAAAAAGTCCAATATTATTGATGAAACCATTCCAGATAAGCATGCACCACATTAATAAGTTTATGTTATAACAAGTTAGTTTGTATACACAGCACACAGGTCAGCTGAAAAACATATATAATAGGTTAGTGACACGCTGCTGTTCTCCCTCCATGATCATGCAAAAGTCTCACTGATGgagaaaatctgctcattggacacGCTGCAATTTATGGCTACTGTATGAatcctttgggttttttttcCATCCCCCTGACCCTTGACCTTGGCCCAGTGCCACACAATAGTCAGTGTTGCGTGTCAGCTAGAGTGAGAACAGCAGAACAAAAGCAGGAGGCAGCAGGATGCGACTGGAAGGCCAGAACCAATGTCCACATTCCTGAGAGCCAGCATCAACTCACCCATCCATACTCTCCTGTGTTTGGAGCTCTCTATGGAACCGGAGACAATCACAGACAATAAAGTCACATTTCTGCTCTTTTTACCTTTTAATTCGACAACATAGCTCTGGTCTAGAGCTTGAGATCAATTACAGGCTTTTGTAACAGCTCCGTCACAGCCAGTGTACATGATTTGGCCTGTCGTCTTCTttaagcacgtgtgtgtgtgtgtgtgtgtgtgtggtacgctcacatagctGCATCCCATTTCTATACCTAGACATTTAGCTGGGGGAGGTGTGCAGGACCCTAAACAATGCTGCCTTTCTGGAAACtccaacatgtcgtcactggaaaCCTGACTTTACACATCTGGGAGTGAAGTAGCTCCAGATGAGCTTGACTCGGGTTAAATGGTTGCCTTGTGTCCGTTTTTAAACACTTTACTCGTGCACTGATCTCTATGGAGTCACGCTTATTTTCAGATCTGTGGGGAATTTCTGTAGTGTCTGACGTTGGCATGACAACTCGCTTCAGTCCGGACAAtaaaggtgttggacttggatcgTTCCTCCTGCTGAGGAGGTCAGATCTGACACTTCAGTGTGAAGTATTTTTTCTGAGGGAATAACAAAGACAGACTAATTTTATCCACTGCAAAGTCACCAAGTTGCTCATATTTGTATTTATtaagcagatttttttttcaaatttaaaaTCATACACAAACTCAGTTTTGCAGGAAAACAGCAAATCATTTGGTCTGTGCGCGGTTTATGTCCACAAATCCAACTACACAGAGGTTTATTGAACAATCGGATAGTTCAAACCATGCATATATGATGTAAGATACACCACCGATTACTCAGATTATGTAAAATTTCCCCACATTTCATTTTCTGGTTTATGAAACACCAAAGAGactatttccaaaaaaaaaaagaacttaagCAGGTGAAATTTCCAGCTCTAACTGTGAGGATTCAACATCAAACAGGGAATATTTTAATGGTACATAATAAAAGGAGAAGCTAACAGCTAAAAGCTAGCTCCTTCTACAACTTGAGAGCCGCTAGCCTCTCCAACATGAGCCTCTTCTTGTATCTTAAGCGGCTGGCTTCTCTGATGGCCTGCCACTTCTGCAGGTCCTCTTTGCTACAGGATGATGGTACCGATGGAGACATGCGAGCAGCTGAAGGTTGGCTCTGATCAGAAAAAACTCCAAGTTTCCGAATCAGCATGTCATCTGTTTTAGGACACGCCTCCTTCTTAGCCTGACTCTGGTTAGCCGTTGCGGTTTTCTGATTCAGAGGACTTGGGGGGCAGACAAGTCTGGCTTTGAGCGCGGGGGGGAGCGCCCACGGCTCTGGGACGTGCATGGGGGTGTAGTTGTCTGGAGCTCCTGATGGTGCACGTTGCTCTAAAGCTTGTTGAATTTTCTCTTTACGACAAACAACGTCGTCCTCCTCGATGTCTGGATAATCTATTTCCTCACTGACTCCATGGCGATGCTGCTGGGTGATGATGTTGAGCTGCGGCTCAGACGTGTAGAGCCGGCGTTTAGCACTCAGCTGAGTCTTCATCATAGCCAGGTCCGTGTTGGACTGAAATGACAAGGTTCTCCTGGCAAACATGTCGTCGTTCTCCAAGTCGGGGTGAAGACTTTCATAGTCAATGGGATCTGGAGGCTCTCTGGGGTCTTGGCGCCCCAGGAGGGGCCACTTTTCACATTTAACCAGTTTGGGACCTGAGCTGGGGTCCACAGGGGCAAACACCACCGCAGGGGTTTCTAGGAACGGGGACTGTAACTTTGGGAGCTGTGGGAGTGTGTGTGGTTGGACATGAGGACTGCAGGGTGAGCAAAGGGAGAGAAAAGGACAGAAGTGATGAGTGCATGCATGTGAACTAGATCACagagcaagaagaggagaaaaagGTACAAAAAAGCAGCTATTGTTAGGATTTTTGACTCAAATCAGACTTCAGATTAAATGAACACTGCAATGAAATAAAGCTGCTATAAAGTCAAAAAATGGCTGCAAGTAAACTAGAATACTACAGAGAAACAGCCTTTTTCTGACCAAAGCAAGCACGTTTCTTGTTAAAGCATGTTAAATCAACATCAGTAACTCAGCAGTGTCGTTTATTAGTAGCTTGTCAGAATTTCAGCCCTTTATGGGGCAAATCGTCAGCTTTGTCTAACATTGATGCTTCAAAACAATCCTGCATCATCACAGTCGTGCAGCTGTATCGACCTTTTCCCATCAACAAGGGTGGTCTGAGCCGAGGCCTCGTGTGTgtgggcgtgagagggaggtgggCCGTGAGGAGAGGGGGCTGAGGAGAGCCAGGGGCTGATGTCACACTCCGAGTCGTCTGACGAAGAGCCGGACTTCTGGCGGCTACTGCCGAGAAGAGCGGGACAGGTGAAGGGAAAGGGATGGAGCCACACAGAGGAGAGGGAATGCAGTTGTTGGAAAAGAGAAAGAAACATAAGTGGGAGGAATTTAGACAGCACAGAAGAAACCAGTGTACCACAGAATTGAAGATGTTTGGTTTTAATTGCATGCAATTATTTgggaaaaatgaatgaaagtaaGTGAGAAAAGAAAATGCAGTGATGCGTGTATGGGTAGGTCCCGGACATGCAGCATCCGAATCCCCTCACACACCTGAAACCCTGCATCTTCTTGTACCAGGGTCTCCTCTGAGAGCCCAGTTTGATCTTCTGTATGTGGTCGTCTTCCTCAGGAGTCCAAAACTTTGGTAAAAACTTGTTGTAGGACACGCTGCTCACAGGTTGGGGGTTGACCCCTATCTTGCGAGCATAGAGGTCATCTTGCACTGGATCAGCATAGCCCACCTCATCATCGTCCTCCTCAGAGTCATCATCATACATGTCCCTGAACAGGCTGTCCGTGTTCACGGCTCGGTGGTGGTCCACCTTCACAGAACTGTGCATGGGGGACTGAGTTTTCCAGCTTCTGCTGCTCAAGAGAGACAGCCAACAAGTgtcaaaatgattattttaatagCTGAGATGCTCACAAGACACACAGAAAATGAAGCATTTGTGTTGAGCACAACAACCTCAAATCAGATGATGCAAGGATTAGCAAACCAAAGCAAGCGCAAAGAAGAAAGCTGATTTGACGACTCAAATCGCAGAGGCGAATATGGATGCACCGCAGTTCAAATCGCTGAATGAattgaacaaaaaacaaaaaaatcaaagTGGTTGAAGCAATGTTAAGGGCCAAAACGAACAACAATCTCGTTCATGGTTGCAGTAACCATGCAAACCAAGGGTAAGAAGCTCTCATCAGATAAGCAAATCACAAGGCATCGATCCAATCTCTGACCTGTCGAAGGTCATGTTCTGTTGAGGGGCAACTCTGGGAGAGACAGAGACCTTGGACCCAGGTTTAACCCAAGCCACCCCTGCACCTGCCGAGGGACTGATGGGCATGGCGAAGTTGGTGGGAGGAGCCGGGGAGAGGCTGTGGAAGCGTCTGCTCGCCAGATCGTCTAGAACGAGATCAGGATCGGGTCGATCTGCGTCTGAGTCGCTGTCACTTCCACAATCGTAGCCCCACTGGTAGTGAGCTGCTGGAACGGCACTCTGGGTACTGTGACTGTGGCCGAGGCAGCGAGTGGAAATCGTTCCACAGCAAAAACGAAACACAAACACCACGAACCGTTCACAAACAACACAGTGATGAGAGCAGGAATGCAAAAACAGCCACCATGTAAACTTCCGACAAGGAGGAAGAGCCAGAAGTTTTTAATAACATGACAGACTGTTCAGGACTGGTTGGTGTACCTGGTGAGCGGGCCTTCATTCTCTGCGTAACTGAGGGTGGAGAGGCTGCGTCGGCTGTCCTCGCTGCGCTCAGCCCGTTTCTTCCTCAGCGGAGCGGGAACATAGCCTGAAGGTTTGTCCTTTGAAGGCAGGAACTGGTTAAACTGCGTGCTGGCTTTAGGCGTGATGACGAGCGACCGGCGGTAGCTGATGTTGTTTTGGTTGTTAGCCATCTTGAAGATGGAGTCTGCTTTGGTGTCGCTACAACAACCTGGACCAGCAAAGAGGAGAGGAACGCAAATGTTTGTGAGATGGAAAAAGGTGAGAGAGGACAACAGATGCACATGGAAAGAACACAAACacgggtttgtgtgtgtgagactatGGAGAAGTAACCAAGGGGCGCAGGGTGCAGAACAGAGGCCTCTTCATTTACAAGCTGCTGCGGTTGGGTGTGGAATTTCTCACCCGTTACAGACTAAAGGGCTGTCCTCCATAAAACTACACCTCGGGATCACTCCAGCCTTTATTGATTTAGTTTTTCTTGATTTCAGGTTGGAGAAAAATTTCTTTTGACTGATGATTTAATTGCAAAAGCACACCACTAGATGGCAACTTGACTTTCCTTTCCAGGAGGCACAAATACTAGATCAGCTGGATCAAAGATACTCATAAAACACACAGAAGACAGGAGTTAATGTGCTCATGTCTACACGTTCTACCATACCCTCACTGCTGCCTTTCAGAGTGGTGTCGGAGGAGATGCTGTGGGGTCGGGAGCCCACGGAGTCCAAGCTGTCCAGGGAGTCGTCTCTCCTGTGTCCTCCACtttctccacctcctcctctcaGATGGTGAAGCTCCTCTCTCTCTGAGCACCAACTATCCCCAAACCCACTGTCTCTGATGCTGTTGCCCTTCTGGCCGTCTGATTCTTGCAGAGCCTTTCCAGACAGAAACACAGACTAGTCACACATTTAGGTTAGAAGGtactagtttgtgtgtgtgtgtgtgtgtgtgtgtgtgtgtgtgtgtgtgtgtgtgtgtgtgtgtgtgtgtgtgtgtgtgtgtgtgtgtgtgtgaaattggtTTTCTAACCCTTGCAGCCTCTGTTACATTCCTATAAGGGCCATACGAGGTGATGCATGGTGACATTCACTAGGAATACACTCATTATTTTTTCTCCTCTTCAAAAACAAACACCCTGGTGCCATCACACCCTTAATGACTGTTTTCACCATGAGAAAATATCGCCTTTGGACAGACCAGAGAACCTCAGAGCCACCCTGAACAGAATGGCATCAAACAAGCCAAAACGTGTCAGCCacttaaaaaagaaaacaaatctcAGTTCTGTAATCTGCACAATCCCACCAGACAATACAAGTCCACAAATTAAAGCCAACCTAAACCCCGAGCCACTGAACTTGGATTAACGTGGCTCAAACATACAAAATGAGCTCCAACCAACTGCTATTACTGACAATCCCTGAAGTCAGTTCAATTACAGAGGACTGGCACCCAAACCTTtaaatcaacatgaacacaaagcGCCAAGTTCAACACTGGCACATGCTTGGAGGGGGTTCTTCTCTCAAGAAAAGCAGCAGCTATTTTAACACGAGAGCTATGCAGACTGCAGTAAACAAGATTAAAATAGCCGAGTTAGGGATCGGGTCATTTGTGACAACTTATGTTTTGGAGGCCAGCGTGCTGCAGCCCCTCGATCTTTCTGCAGTCCCTCCTCTACACATAATCCACATACCGGGGGGATTCAGAAGCTCGTGTGCATAGAGTGTAAAAGAGGACTTGAATATGTGCCAAAACATATGGATAGGACACCTTAAACAGTAATCACCTTGTACAGCGCTGTGCCCAATAATCCCTCAAACGCCTTCAAATTCAGGTAAGGCCCATTATAGAGACGATCAAACTGAGCCCGTCTACCAAGCCAGAAAATGGTGATTAAAACCTGGAAATGAAACAGGGAACAGTTTAATAAACACAATTCAACAAGAAAATTATTTACACAGAAGCACACATTAAAATGGTAGAATCATCCCTTGATCCTGAGTGACCTGCTGCACCAAAAGCAAGCAACGGCTATGATATTGGAAATCTGCTGGATCAGCCTTATCTAGAAAACACAGCTGCTGTGTCTGCACGCATCAACAGGTGGGACAGGTACTGTAAATATAATGTACCAAAGCAAAgaataaacaattaaataaataaataaaaggtttgagCTCTGCTTTAATGCAAACAAAAAGTGTATCTTTTTTAgcctaaataaacaaacacaggaGTTTAGATTTGAATATTTTAGTGATTCTTTTTCTAGACGACTTCTAGTAAACTCACAAAACACTCACATTTTTCAGCCTCCTGTTGGTCTCCTGATGCCTGCGAGGAAAAGATGAGAAAATCAGTGTTTGAGTATGAGAGAAAACAACCAAACAGGAACAGAGGGTGTTGTTGGTGGAGCTTTATGTGTGGGACAG
This sequence is a window from Nothobranchius furzeri strain GRZ-AD chromosome 14, NfurGRZ-RIMD1, whole genome shotgun sequence. Protein-coding genes within it:
- the lmo7a gene encoding LIM domain only protein 7 isoform X16, with translation MEWREQSSVSCEEAYFEAQRWIEAVTEQKFGNNDFRSALENGIRLCELINKIKPGTIRRVNRLPTPIAGLDNLNVFLKACGKLGLKEAQLFHPGDLQDLSTRVTVKHQETNRRLKNVLITIFWLGRRAQFDRLYNGPYLNLKAFEGLLGTALYKALQESDGQKGNSIRDSGFGDSWCSEREELHHLRGGGGESGGHRRDDSLDSLDSVGSRPHSISSDTTLKGSSEGCCSDTKADSIFKMANNQNNISYRRSLVITPKASTQFNQFLPSKDKPSGYVPAPLRKKRAERSEDSRRSLSTLSYAENEGPLTSHSTQSAVPAAHYQWGYDCGSDSDSDADRPDPDLVLDDLASRRFHSLSPAPPTNFAMPISPSAGAGVAWVKPGSKVSVSPRVAPQQNMTFDSRSWKTQSPMHSSVKVDHHRAVNTDSLFRDMYDDDSEEDDDEVGYADPVQDDLYARKIGVNPQPVSSVSYNKFLPKFWTPEEDDHIQKIKLGSQRRPWYKKMQGFSSRQKSGSSSDDSECDISPWLSSAPSPHGPPPSHAHTHEASAQTTLVDGKRELQTQESMDGSKSTSDILEDAPVLHQNRFEELQKYREQIKRSEDRWQDDLSKWKNRRRSVNSDIVKKKEEREKIEQITYGADRGSKSFKDVQEERENKGRSSIGSRLGSLSFLGDSEEVFDAPVVSLFTRNRLPRSSTIDTPYHSSEYSRRAEEPPPASLPTLRAASPPTAQEAEAVDSPAASSPTIITPINHISVTKSSPPADAPEHKSQAKEHAIKTEEATSVVSSSSSTQEEPEPEPLLLGAQTKVEAPSSGSLQKKPPQFSSMEPKPPGVSQVSASLPRSYQISNGARLTSVVTPRPFGSQSSRIASLPRAYTVDDTSKRVNGNVDVSKKASVPSRYQQFMTSEDEALSSSAHSSEEEEEEEKTKSESSTSNPSVSSASSDVKTEAPVSSAPAKETSKKNFCDMRISLNQKPNSSRDFGFHAAWDSTGARVTSIQPGSPAEMCQLQVGDEVLMVNGHKVAEMSYTAWKSCMEEALQEGSLVMDVRRHGQNNWDRDQPSLPFKSHKTINLTSTDHPILLGTPETKTVSSSLDFTSLSFTETGPAKDAPTPLLVDVASNRVNGNLQEESVTMRNKESEPMSLKNLKRRSEFFEQGDSGSSVSALVFLCGKRGYVRSDLLTSGGSESTVPDIPVPVITPSSSRWSWDPEEERRRQEKWQKEQERLLQEKYRRDQEKLQEEWLKAQQEISTSVGQQEQPGSLQVNSHSIRPRSPPSSAHRPTPLWEEEEQKGKLEEERQRQEQERRKREEEERELQRLQEERRRKEMQEEEERMRKEEEELRWQRRREEEREEERRRQEAVEQQRRARFLEQQWARSQSSPQLDEEDKPQQGVTGAGVTEKKAQLPSSQAEADRQQILNEMKKKTPLLTDGSWIRQRSASTVNSKDSDVPPMRRGESLDNLDASSNSWHSSSRTPRSSSFAQNYSRPQSALYSNTSFYTGGSGAPRPVSSTLPSSHSTGSLRGWTGTNSSPWSQPSPSLSTPPPITSPDPISEAGAPQQQSRSVSGKKICTFCDTPLGKGAAMIIESLGLCYHLGCFKCIDCKCDLGGSKAGAEVRIRNKQLYCNSCYVRFKSGQPTSI